The following nucleotide sequence is from Corylus avellana chromosome ca7, CavTom2PMs-1.0.
GTGAGAGAAAAGACGAACAGAGAAGCAATGCAGAAAGGAGTAAGCAAAATAGGGTCAAGTCCACCAAACTGTGAGCACAAGTGTTATGGGTGTGTTCCATGTGAAGCCATTCAAGTGCCCACCACCAGCATGCACAGCCATCTGGGGATCCAGTATGCAAACTATGAGCCTGAGGGTTGGAAATGCAAATGTGGTCCTTCCTTTTACAGTCCATGAAGCTCAATTATACCTGCAGGCTGCAGCTCTCTCTCATTTCCTCTCATCCTCATTGTACAATACTAGCTAgtagttttatttaaattagcTCAAGAAATCTTCATCGGAATCTGCTTCTTCCagtagagagaaagaaaaaagttttgacAAAGGAAAGGAACCATCGGAATTGGAGAATGTGAATTTTTTCAGTATTGGAAATCAAAGTCAAGGTCACTGTCTATACATTGGCGAGTGTGTACGTTGGGATTGAACTTTTAATACGTACTTCTTTATTAgctttttttcataaaagttCCTTCCACAATTTCCAGCACATATTATATAAAGCATTATTAAGCACATATGCCAAAAGACAATCTTTCATGACGTGATATACAGAAGCTTGATCTTAAGAAACAACCAAATTGCACGATTAAGATACAGGAATAGTTTCATCGGTTGAGAATTACGTATCATTTTCATCGGTTGAGAATTACGTATCATGAAGTGGAaattattaattcaaattttattttctattttttctctcttcgtATTCGTATGAacatgtgaaaataaaataataataattgcatgaTTCAAAAGTTGAGatgttctcattttttattgtcCTTGATTAGggtgttacattttttttttctattaaaaaaagggtAGCGACCAATTGTGGTTATTTATCTAGGCATTACCACAATAGCACTTGTGTGTTAAAAAGCAATGACATGAGAGACTTAGttggtgtttggcaaacaacatcaaacacaaccacattattcatctcatttttcaaaaaaaatcaatattaaaacattctaatttttttatcacattattcattttttatatcacatcatttatttttttactactatttaaataaaaaaatcactataaaacaaaattttttcatttttcaatacagctttttcaattttctatactaattattacactcatttttttctCACCAATCATGAACAATGCATTGTAAAAGGCttgttgtttaccaaacaaggccttagaTAGTAAAAAATGACATGCACTCCTAATATTACTAATGAATAATGATGATTTTTGGACAACACAAGTCACCATATTGAGCCC
It contains:
- the LOC132188309 gene encoding EPIDERMAL PATTERNING FACTOR-like protein 3 isoform X2; translation: MKGRFCCCFIIALQIVSWASATSRPFPPNDSLGAHQPGQSSESLTVALNTEEGLKRVREKTNREAMQKGVSKIGSSPPNCEHKCYGCVPCEAIQVPTTSMHSHLGIQYANYEPEGWKCKCGPSFYSP
- the LOC132188309 gene encoding EPIDERMAL PATTERNING FACTOR-like protein 3 isoform X1: MKGRFCCCFIIALQIVSWASATSRPFPPNDSLGAHQPGPGQSSESLTVALNTEEGLKRVREKTNREAMQKGVSKIGSSPPNCEHKCYGCVPCEAIQVPTTSMHSHLGIQYANYEPEGWKCKCGPSFYSP